GTGCGCTCGATATATTGCAAATCAAATGGACAATGACAAAAGATGAAGTGATGCTTATTTTAAAGAATCTACTCGTTAAGAATGGGTTAAAGCATGCATATGTGCGCTTAAATGTATCGGCGGGTATAGATGAAATAGGATTACAAACGGAAGTATATGAAGAACCGTCTGTTATTGTTTTTATAAAACCTTTAGCAGCTCCAGGGAATGTAGTGGAAAAAGAAGGAGTTATTTTAAAGCAAGTGAGAAATACACCAGAGGGTGCATTTCGCTTGAAGTCCCATCATTATTTAAATAATATTTTAGGGAAACGCGAAATTGGAAATGTTGTGAATAAGGAAGGTATTTTTCTTACCGAAACAGGTTATGTTGCAGAGGGTATTGTTTCGAATCTCTTTTTTGTTAAAGGAGATATTTTATATACTCCTTCATTAGAAACAGGGATTTTAAACGGAATCACTCGTGCGTTTATTATAAAGGCTGCTGAAGAGCTAGATATAGAA
This Bacillus mycoides DNA region includes the following protein-coding sequences:
- the pabC gene encoding aminodeoxychorismate lyase; protein product: MLIYVNGAYVEASEAKISPYDHGYLYGLGVFETFRIYNGHPFLMDDHYERLMGALDILQIKWTMTKDEVMLILKNLLVKNGLKHAYVRLNVSAGIDEIGLQTEVYEEPSVIVFIKPLAAPGNVVEKEGVILKQVRNTPEGAFRLKSHHYLNNILGKREIGNVVNKEGIFLTETGYVAEGIVSNLFFVKGDILYTPSLETGILNGITRAFIIKAAEELDIEVKEGFFTKDELLSADEVFVTNSIQEIVPLYRIEEKDFPGKVGVVTKRLMGLYGVQREKLWSRNELRRGDV